The Catenulispora sp. MAP5-51 genome has a window encoding:
- a CDS encoding amino acid permease yields the protein MATSATSTGRTGSSVEMPDDDQTLRELGYPRQLARRVNAFGNFAISATIINFISGVMTALGFAMISGGPRIMVFGWLVVGLLVLFVGAAMAEITSGFPTSAALYYWSAKLAKRHNAVWSWFTGWLNFIGQIGGTAATDFALANFAVALATLQWHSFNPGAPEVLAIYGAILLIHALLNTYTVGLVALLNKISIAWLLIGGLVITFYLIVFPSHHNSAGFAFTHFVNGTGFKSGLYAGMIGLLFTSWTFTGFDASAHMSEETTRAAVSAPKGIVRSIAFSWIAGLVLILALTFSMSAGNYGTESSANEPAAQIFVDALGTTTAKLLLLVVCGAIFFCGLANMTSNSRQIFAFSRDGAIPGSKLWRSVSKRTHTPVKSVWFAAVGAFLLGVPSLWNTVAFQAIVSVNVIGLFGSYGVPIFLRLRRGDDFTPGPWSLGRWSRPVATVAVVWIALSSILFLLPQQYPITHKSFNYAPVALAVVLAIATVWWFVTARRTYRGPISYGTPEELAAMEEDL from the coding sequence ATGGCGACTTCCGCCACATCGACAGGCCGCACCGGCAGTTCGGTGGAGATGCCCGACGACGACCAGACACTGCGCGAACTGGGTTATCCGCGGCAGCTGGCCCGGCGGGTCAACGCGTTCGGGAACTTCGCCATCTCGGCGACGATCATCAACTTCATCTCCGGCGTGATGACCGCGCTGGGCTTCGCCATGATCTCCGGCGGGCCGCGCATCATGGTCTTCGGCTGGCTGGTGGTCGGCCTGCTGGTGCTGTTCGTGGGCGCGGCGATGGCCGAGATCACCTCCGGCTTCCCGACCTCGGCCGCGCTGTACTACTGGTCGGCGAAGCTGGCCAAGCGGCACAACGCGGTCTGGAGCTGGTTCACCGGCTGGCTGAACTTCATCGGCCAGATCGGCGGCACCGCGGCCACCGACTTCGCGCTGGCCAACTTCGCCGTGGCGCTGGCCACCCTGCAGTGGCACAGCTTCAACCCCGGGGCGCCGGAGGTCCTGGCCATCTACGGCGCGATCCTGCTGATCCACGCGCTGCTGAACACCTACACCGTCGGGCTGGTCGCGCTGCTGAACAAGATCAGCATCGCCTGGCTGCTGATCGGCGGCCTGGTGATCACCTTCTACCTGATCGTGTTCCCCTCGCACCACAACTCGGCGGGCTTCGCCTTCACCCACTTCGTCAACGGCACCGGCTTCAAGTCCGGGCTGTACGCGGGCATGATCGGCCTGCTGTTCACCAGCTGGACCTTCACCGGCTTCGACGCCTCGGCGCACATGTCCGAGGAGACCACGCGCGCGGCGGTCTCGGCGCCCAAGGGCATCGTCCGCTCGATCGCGTTCTCCTGGATCGCCGGTCTGGTGCTGATCCTGGCGCTGACGTTCTCGATGTCGGCCGGCAACTACGGCACCGAGTCCTCGGCCAACGAGCCGGCCGCGCAGATCTTCGTCGACGCGCTGGGCACCACCACCGCCAAGCTGCTGCTGCTGGTGGTCTGCGGCGCGATCTTCTTCTGCGGACTGGCGAACATGACCTCGAACTCCCGCCAGATCTTCGCCTTCTCCCGCGACGGCGCGATCCCCGGCAGCAAGCTGTGGCGCTCGGTCAGCAAGCGCACGCACACCCCGGTGAAGTCGGTCTGGTTCGCCGCGGTCGGCGCCTTCCTGCTCGGTGTGCCCTCGCTGTGGAACACGGTCGCGTTCCAGGCCATCGTCTCGGTCAACGTCATCGGGCTGTTCGGCTCCTACGGTGTGCCGATCTTCCTGCGGCTGCGGCGCGGCGACGACTTCACGCCGGGCCCGTGGTCCCTGGGCCGCTGGAGCCGGCCGGTGGCGACCGTCGCGGTGGTGTGGATCGCGCTGAGCAGCATCCTGTTCCTGCTGCCGCAGCAGTACCCGATCACCCACAAGTCCTTCAACTACGCCCCGGTGGCGCTGGCCGTCGTGCTGGCCATCGCGACCGTATGGTGGTTCGTGACGGCCCGCCGGACCTACCGCGGCCCGATCAGCTACGGCACCCCCGAGGAACTGGCCGCCATGGAAGAGGACCTGTAG